The DNA region GCGAGGAAGGGATGAAAGCTGTTAAAGCGGCCCCCCCGGATTTGATTGTGCTCGATTTAATGTTGCCGGGAATTGACGGTCTGGAAATTTGTAAACTGCTAAAAAACAATCCCAAAGCGGAACATATCCCGATTGTCATGCTGACCGCCAAGGGCGAGGAAGCCGATATCGTGGCCGGTCTGGAACTCGGCGCCGATGATTATATAACCAAGCCATTCAGTCCCAGAGTCCTGGTGGCCAGAATACGCGCCGTCCTGAGGCGCAAAGCGCGGGAATCGGATACCGATAATATGACTGTTAAAGTCAGCGAGCTTATTATCCACCCGGGAAGGCGCGAGGTCTTGGTTAAGGGAAGCCGGGTCGATCTGACTTATACCGAGTTTCAGGTGCTTCATTTTCTGGCCAGCCGTCCGGGATGGGTTTTCACGCGTTACCAGATAGTCAATGCCATCAAGGGTGATGATTATCCGGTCACCGATCGTTCGGTCGATGTTCAAATTGTTGGCCTTCGTAAAAAACTTGGCGACTACGGCGACCTGATTGAAACGGTAAGGGGTGTCGGTTACAG from Candidatus Zixiibacteriota bacterium includes:
- a CDS encoding response regulator transcription factor codes for the protein MAKEKILVVEDEEDIQELVRYNLEREGYQIAGALSGEEGMKAVKAAPPDLIVLDLMLPGIDGLEICKLLKNNPKAEHIPIVMLTAKGEEADIVAGLELGADDYITKPFSPRVLVARIRAVLRRKARESDTDNMTVKVSELIIHPGRREVLVKGSRVDLTYTEFQVLHFLASRPGWVFTRYQIVNAIKGDDYPVTDRSVDVQIVGLRKKLGDYGDLIETVRGVGYRFREIE